The following are from one region of the Quercus robur chromosome 1, dhQueRobu3.1, whole genome shotgun sequence genome:
- the LOC126692211 gene encoding uncharacterized protein At4g02000-like: MCPWSYEKQLILMQEFEGELVPKEIKLKWTPFWVQIFNLPLKCMTRESRYEIGAKIGKVLEVDVPEKGVQWGKFLRVRIRFDATTQLIRGKKVSIEGGEGRWIFFKYERLPNFCYQCGRLDHGEKDCPKRKDEENHGDEERKQYGAWLRGEPGRSSGRDYGRMGEETMPERRDDHQETGTETQTRVKTRLKENSVVGRQHVSEQAFGQKDGTRNSLVKHGEVGQKGVSFQKVEMVHENGKVDSPKEKVEGKITKSGKDSLTGMVNAKDMEDKMQWEEVLDDVAIVKSEEGSKQKKAK, translated from the coding sequence AAAGCTTAAATGGACTCCCTTTTGGGTTCAAATCTTCAATCTTCCCCTGAAATGCATGACTAGAGAGTCTAGATATGAGATTGGGGCGAAGATTGGAAAGGTTCTAGAAGTCGACGTCCCAGAGAAAGGTGTACAATGGGGAAAATTCCTAAGAGTTAGAATACGTTTTGATGCCACAACACAGCTCATAAGGGGGAAGAAAGTTTCAATTGAAGGAGGGGAAGGCAGATGGATTTTCTTCAAGTATGAACGTTTACCTAACTTTTGCTACCAGTGTGGAAGGTTAGATCATGGGGAAAAAGATTGTCCAAAAAGAAAGGATGAAGAAAATCATGGTGATGAAGAAAGGAAGCAATATGGTGCGTGGCTGAGAGGGGAGCCAGGAAGAAGCTCAGGGAGAGACTATGGTAGGATGGGTGAAGAAACCATGCCGGAAAGAAGAGATGATCACCAGGAAACCGGGACGGAAACACAAACACGTGTCAAAACCCGACTGAAGGAGAACTCGGTAGTAGGCAGGCAGCACGTGAGTGAACAGGCTTTTGGGCAGAAGGATGGAACACGAAACAGCCTAGTTAAGCATGGAGAGGTAGGTCAGAAAGGAGTGTCTTTTCAGAAGGTGGAGATGGTTCATGAAAATGGCAAGGTTGACTCTCCAAAGGAAAAGGTTGAAGGCAAGATAACCAAAAGTGGGAAGGATTCTCTGACGGGAATGGTTAATGCAAAAGATATGGAAGATAAGATGCAATGGGAGGAAGTGCTGGATGACGTGGCTATTGTAAAGTCTGAAGAAggaagcaaacaaaaaaaagcaaaataa